From the Limanda limanda chromosome 2, fLimLim1.1, whole genome shotgun sequence genome, one window contains:
- the tet2 gene encoding methylcytosine dioxygenase TET2 codes for METKQARHEAEESLILAQFGQSRNISHKLQNGDQSSEADSLQNTGDTNWNHYKPNTGANSMKRHRENCNSPASGQGLFDQGAYMMNGELMNGEHGLTEQSLMVHQTKKLKVDTEIQGNDDTSSSLLANFPELTKATEFECKAPHREVKLDVRNCNFPNGDVFCLPRNKQVSIPNGAVSPSSNIDSTPGDLLEKTLSQYYPEQVSIAQQTPGSNLDAVNGSLANKIPSEGAQHPSLTSGLSNSDQRPDSQQQPPGASGSAEGSKNYNSVNYGVNGYSTNFAAEHQQQQHQQRPRSYSGQELPLGQLPGMISPTNTANSSQQHPNGRQCYPDDTNPQGIYVKANQGFTQNSFLECSAPLQTPEEGGYDPFPSSGIDKIRQSEGPRSGQHHGTDGGHQFRMQPQDFKQNAEKPHRDDSMGPSLQQPCHPGLENGMENTLSKQRVNVSCPTPHQRGWIELNSSHSPQQSGNGPLPQAQEQDMWRGYSAKPQSEQQAANQQIHSQMLEMNSPQGFQTQGVFRDGSQGSNSFQQQQHDRLPAQTHCVPAQHNTAPECQQSNAKAPQMQHPQKRPEHHNFPPNRQADSQYHTQMQSEHLCEDPDLQDILSPGLSTTKQQQHCHLQRPLSHPPQFEGQPKSTNYRPRSQPAPGQQQLQPAQPNNQHNQHTDHIAFSYNNSKEMQQLQQQQQRQYPPNSGSSNLTQFQPQQPINHCHQPNHTDFPQSSPQSQPHLPQGALNQQVSTQMYPKTEQHLQTSHTQFQRGPRLPLGPASPHGDFQRHAALRMHLLQRQERQGPVHSPQNTSDHSFRAVKMENSTRFEVPCSQQQEHQIQMREAGIGGIQVKQENQQSQCAQSKRQESILASMEQSLRQYQLSPVFEKKSLVINAANKVKVESSGPITILSTNTDLGGVESYAAASAPVAPKRPHDSTPKKENLLQSFMDSPMKLLDTPIKNLLDTPVKTQYDIASCHCVEQISEKDEGPYYTHLGSAPSVPLIREMMEKRSGLTGSALRIEKVIFTGKEGKSTQGCPIAKWVIRRSSVDEKLLVLVRERTAHTCETACIIVVILVWEGVLPSVADRLYLELSETLKKHGALTQRRCALNEERTCACQGLNPDACGASFSFGCSWSMYYNGCKFARSKIPRKFKLLGDDVKEEEKLDHNLQNLATLLGPLYKDMAPEAYGNQVEHEQRAPDCRLGHKEGRPFSGVTACLDFCAHAHRDLHNMQGGSTVVCTLTSEDNREIGKIPEDEQLHVLPLYKASKTDEFGSEEGQQEKIKSGAIQVLSAFRRQVRMLAEPAKSCRQKKLDAKKAAANKNAMLDSANDKAEKALLAKTKAGTYENITHSTPMAGRIPGAVGATYHPGQPTHHLGIHPQQLQQQHQSILPPYPGSPNAANYPRFPNHPGSFPSTSKPGSLYPHQPPTPASPYPSPLHVPNSYINGSNRPFPGYQCNGGMPLDNYHPYYTSNPKHLDMYRQQRPVLYSEQQYGAHQRYDVAYPPRYNEPGLQVNGYNACSMRPVHPMRPYGPYGPNGASEPQFMDPLSRAPSSHGGLEYNAAVSKGNQFGGYQNPYLSRSPQILPPGQDPFHMQIKTEMSMPSPQISSQLGGGCLNRETQPGVGLPNGSLMGSGIKQEPGTPPTPTTPKKPEMWSDNEHNFLDPDIGGVALAPSHGSVLIECAKRELHATTPLKNPDRNHPTRISLVFYQHKNMNEAKHGLALWEAKMAEKAREKEEDAERNGGEGTPSKGNKKGVKREHVESTDPSVPPPYKRFIQALMEGSLSCTTNTYVSTTPYAFTKVTGPYSKFV; via the exons ATGGAAACAAAACAGGCCAGACATGAGGCGGAAGAAAGTCTGATATTAGCACAATTTGGCCAATCTCGAAACATCTCACACAAATTACAGAATGGAGATCAGTCTTCAGAGGCAGATTCTCTGCAGAACACTGGGGATACAAACTGGAACCATTACAAGCCTAATACAGGTGCCAACTCCATGAAGAGGCACCGAGAGAATTGCAACAGCCCAGCTTCAGGACAAGGGCTATTTGATCAAGGAGCCTACATGATGAATGGAGAATTGATGAATGGAGAGCATGGGCTCACTGAGCAATCCTTAATGGTCCACCAGACCAAAAAGCTTAAAGTAGACACTGAGATTCAAGGTAATGATGACACAAGCTCTAGTTTGTTGGCAAACTTTCCTGAGTTGACAAAGGCAACAGAATTTGAATGCAAGGCCCCACATAGAGAGGTTAAGTTAGACGTTAGGAACTGTAATTTTCCAAATGGCGATGTTTTCTGTCTACCAAGGAATAAACAAGTTTCAATTCCAAATGGTGCTGTATCGCCTTCCTCAAACATAGATAGCACTCCAGGTGACCTTTTAGAGAAAACTCTGTCTCAGTATTATCCTGAGCAAGTTTCAATTGCACAACAAACACCTGGGTCAAACCTTGATGCTGTCAATGGTTCACTGGCAAACAAGATACCCAGTGAAGGTGCTCAACACCCCTCTTTAACCTCAGGGTTGTCCAATTCAGACCAAAGGCCTGACTCACAACAGCAGCCGCCTGGAGCATCTGGCAGTGCTGAAGGAAGTAAAAATTACAATTCTGTCAACTATGGAGTGAATGGATACTCAACCAATTTTGCAGCAGAACACCAGCAGCAACAGCATCAGCAGCGGCCACGTTCTTACTCTGGACAGGAGCTGCCTCTAGGTCAGCTGCCTGGTATGATATCCCCTACAAATACTGCCAACAGCTCACAACAACATCCAAATGGTCGACAGTGTTACCCAGATGACACAAATCCTCAAGGTATATATGTGAAGGCCAACCAGGGGTTTACTCAGAACTCTTTTCTTGAATGCAGTGCTCCTCTACAGACACCAGAGGAGGGTGGATATGACCCCTTTCCTAGCTCTGGGATAGATAAGATCCGACAAAGTGAGGGACCCAGGTCTGGTCAGCATCATGGCACTGATGGGGGCCATCAGTTCCGGATGCAACCCCAGGACTTTAAACAAAATGCTGAGAAGCCACATAGAGACGATAGTATGGGGCCCAGTCTCCAGCAGCCATGTCATCCTGGATTAGAAAATGGGATGGAGAACACATTGTCTAAGCAGAGAGTCAACGTATCATGTCCGACTCCCCACCAGAGAGGCTGGATAGAGCTGAACTCTTCACATTCTCCCCAGCAATCTGGAAATGGCCCGTTACCCCAGGCTCAAGAGCAGGATATGTGGAGGGGCTACTCTGCTAAGCCTCAGTCAGAGCAGCAGGCAGCTAACCAGCAGATTCACAGCCAGATGTTGGAAATGAATTCACCGCAAGGATTCCAGACACAGGGAGTTTTCAGAGATGGCAGTCAGGGGTCTAACAGCTTCCAGCAGCAACAACATGACCGTCTCCCAGCCCAAACTCACTGTGTGCCAGCCCAGCACAACACTGCCCCTGAGTGTCAGCAATCAAATGCTAAAGCCCCTCAAATGCAGCACCCCCAGAAAAGGCCTGAGCACCATAACTTTCCCCCAAATCGGCAAGCAGACAGCCAGTACCACACCCAGATGCAGTCAGAGCACTTATGTGAAGACCCTGACCTGCAGGATATACTGTCACCTGGGCTTTCAACAACAAAGCAACAACAGCACTGTCATCTTCAGCGTCCATTGTCCCACCCACCACAATTTGAAGGGCAACCCAAGTCTACCAATTACAGACCTCGCAGTCAGCCTGCTCCAGGTCAACAGCAGCTTCAACCTGCTCAACCCAACAACCAACATAATCAGCACACTGACCACATAGCATTCAGTTACAACAACTCAAAAGAAATGCAacaattacaacaacaacaacaacggcaATATCCACCAAACTCAGGCAGCAGTAACCTCACGCAATTTCAACCGCAGCAGCCTATCAACCACTGCCACCAGCCAAACCACACAGACTTTCCCCAGTCCTCTCCACAGTCACAACCTCATTTACCACAAGGTGCATTAAACCAACAGGTATCAACACAAATGTATCCTAAAACTGAACAGCATCTGCAGACATCACACACCCAGTTCCAAAGGGGGCCTCGTTTACCTCTGGGACCTGCGAGTCCCCATGGAGACTTTCAGAGGCACGCAGCCCTTCGTATGCACTTGTTACAAAGGCAGGAGCGTCAGGGCCCTGTTCATTCTCCCCAGAACACTAGTGACCACAGCTTCAGGGCTGTGAAAATGGAAAACAGTACCAGATTTGAGGTCCCttgttcacagcagcaggagcatcAGATACAGATGCGAGAGGCAGGAATAGGTGGAATACAAGTCAAGCAGGAAAATCAACAATCCCAGTGTGCTCAGAGCAAGAGGCAGGAAAGCATCTTGGCCTCTATGGAACAAAGTCTGAGGCAGTACCAGCTTTCACCTGTGTTTGAGAAGAAATCACTCGTCATCAATGCAGCAAACAAAGTCAAAGTGGAATCTTCTGGCCCTATCACAATCCTTTCAACCAATACTGACCTGGGTGGAGTTGAATCATATGCAGCTGCCTCAGCCCCAGTAGCTCCAAAAAGACCACATGATTCCACTCCTAAGAAGGAAAACCTCCTACAGAGCTTTATGGACTCACCTATGAAGCTGCTGGATACACCTATAAAGAATCTACTGGATACCCCCGTGAAAACGCAATATGATATTGCATCGTGTCACTGTGTTG AACAAATCAGTGAGAAGGATGAAGGCCCATACTACACTCACCTGGGATCAGCACCTAGTGTTCCTCTTATACGGGAGATGATGGAGAAAAG GTCTGGTCTCACTGGTAGCGCTCTCAGGATTGAAAAAGTAATATTTACCGGCAAGGAAGGAAAAAGTACACAGGGGTGTCCCATAGCCAAATGG GTGATTCGTCGATCCAGTGTAGATGAAAAGCTACTGGTGCTGGTGCGGGAACGTACTGCTCACACTTGTGAGACAGCTTGCATCATTGTGGTAATCCTGGTCTGGGAAGGCGTCCTACCCAGCGTAGCTGACCGCCTCTACCTCGAGCTAAGTGAAACTCTAAAAAAGCATGGAGCCCTCACCCAGAGACGCTGCGCTCTCAATGAGGA GAGGACCTGTGCATGCCAGGGGCTAAACCCTGATGCCTGTGGAGCATCCTTCTCTTTTGGCTGCTCTTGGAGCATGTACTACAATGGATGCAAATTTGCCCGAAGCAAAATCCCAAGGAAATTCAAGCTACTAGGAGATGATGTGAAGGAG GAAGAGAAACTTGATCACAACTTGCAAAATTTGGCAACCTTACTGGGTCCCTTGTATAAAGATATGGCACCTGAAGCTTATGGAAACCAG GTAGAACATGAACAAAGGGCACCAGATTGCCGTCTGGGCCATAAGGAGGGCCGACCATTCTCTGGAGTCACTGCTTGCCTGGACTTCTGTGCCCACGCTCACAGAGACCTCCATAACATGCAGGGTGGCAGTACTGTG GTGTGCACATTAACAAGCGAGGATAACCGTGAGATTGGAAAGATTCCAGAGGATGAGCAGCTCCACGTTCTGCCTCTTTATAAGGCTTCCAAAACTGATGAATTTGGCAGTGAGGAGGGTCAACAAGAGAAAATCAAGTCAGGCGCTATCCAAGTCCTGAGTGCATTTCGCCGTCAGGTGCGCATGCTTGCAGAGCCCGCCAAGTCTTGCCGGCAAAAGAAGCTGGACGCTAAAAAGGCAGCTGCCAACAAAAATGCCATGTTGGACAGCGCTAATGATAAGGCAGAGAAGGCCCTCCTGGCTAAGACAAAAGCAGGCACTTACGAGAATATCACTCACAGCACTCCTATGGCAG GACGTATTCCAGGTGCAGTTGGAGCAACCTATCATCCAGGGCAGCCAACACACCACCTTGGGATCCATCCTCagcaactacaacaacagcacCAGAGTATTCTACCCCCTTATCCTGGCTCCCCAAATGCAGCCAACTACCCCAGGTTCCCTAACCATCCTGGGTCTTTTCCAAGCACTTCCAAGCCAGGCAGCTTGTATCCCCACCAGCCGCCAACACCAGCCAGCCCTTATCCTTCCCCACTCCATGTACCAAACTCTTACATTAATGGATCAAATCGTCCATTCCCAGGTTATCAATGTAATGGAGGAATGCCCCTTGACAATTACCATCCATACTATACTTCAAACCCAAAGCACCTAGACATGTACCGACAACAGCGGCCAGTGCTTTATTCAGAGCAGCAGTATGGTGCACATCAACGTTATGACGTCGCTTATCCCCCAAGGTACAATGAGCCAGGTTTACAGGTAAATGGTTACAATGCATGCAGCATGAGGCCAGTACACCCCATGAGACCCTATGGCCCTTATGGTCCTAATGGAGCCTCAGAACCCCAGTTTATGGACCCCCTGTCCAGAGCACCATCATCCCATGGAGGTCTAGAATATAACGCTGCTGTAAGCAAAGGCAATCAGTTTGGAGGATACCAAAATCCATACCTGTCTCGGAGCCCTCAAATTTTACCACCAGGCCAAGATCCTTTCCATATGCAAATCAAGACAGAGATGAGCATGCCTAgcccacagatttcttctcagTTAGGTGGTGGGTGTTTAAACCGCGAGACACAGCCAGGGGTAGGTCTGCCTAATGGAAGCCTCATGGGCTCTGGTATTAAGCAAGAGCCTGGAACACCACCGACACCCACAACACCAAAAAAACCAGAGATGTGGTCAGACAATGAGCACAACTTCTTGGACCCAGATATTGGTGGTGTGGCACTGGCCCCTAGCCATGGCTCAGTTCTGATTGAGTGTGCAAAACGGGAGCTCCATGCAACAACACCCCTCAAAAATCCAGACCGCAACCACCCAACTCGCATCTCCTTGGTATTTTACCAGcacaaaaatatgaatgagGCCAAGCATGGTTTGGCACTGTGGGAAGCCAAGATGGCAGAAAAGGCtcgagagaaggaggaagatgcAGAAAGGAACGGTGGCGAGGGGACACCTAGCAAGGGCAACAAAAAGGGGGTGAAGCGGGAACATGTTGAGTCAACAGATCCCAGTGTTCCGCCTCCTTACAAGCGTTTTATTCAGGCACTAATGGAGGGGTCCTTGTCATGCACAACAAACACCTATGTCAGTACAACTCCATACGCCTTCACCAAGGTCACAGGACCTTACAGTAAGTTTGTGTAG